In one window of Dermochelys coriacea isolate rDerCor1 chromosome 3, rDerCor1.pri.v4, whole genome shotgun sequence DNA:
- the ALKAL2 gene encoding ALK and LTK ligand 2, which yields MSGLRPPVLLVLVLLMLSAGYCKERTDSIDLKDRQSLFNLIMEIIQELKRYHMEEDNGVQYFSNHDYTLDRREVADYGEYQDEQRAEIVPRDLRMKDKFLKHLTGPLYFSPKCSKHFHRLYHNTRDCTIPAYYKRCARLLTRLAVSPMCMEG from the exons ATGAGTGGACTGAGGCCTCCTgtgctgctggtgctggtgctctTAATGCTGTCAGCAGGTTATTGCAAAGAGAGAACTGACTCCATAGACCTAAAAGACAGGCAAAGCCTCTTCAATCTCATCATGGAGATTATTCAGGAACTGAAAAGGTACCACATGGAAGAGGACAACGGGGTGCAGTACTTCTCCAACCACGATTATACTTTAGACCGAAGAGAAGTAGCTGATTATGGAGAGTACCAGGACGAGCAGAGAGCTG AAATAGTTCCTAGAGATTTGAGGATgaaagacaagtttttaaagcatttaacaG GTCCTCTCTATTTCAGTCCAAAATGCAGTAAACATTTTCATCGGCTTTATCACAATACAAGAGACTGCACCATCCCAGCTT ACTATAAAAGATGTGCCAGGCTTCTTACTCGGTTGGCAGTAAGTCCAATGTGCATGGAAGGATAA